In Chionomys nivalis chromosome 24, mChiNiv1.1, whole genome shotgun sequence, one genomic interval encodes:
- the LOC130865926 gene encoding 60S ribosomal protein L4-like, which produces MACARPLISVYSEKGESSGKNVTLPAVFKAPIRPDIVNFVHTNLRKNNRQPYAVSELAGHQTSAKSWGTGRAVARIPRVRGGGTHRSGQGAFGNMCRGGRMFAPTKTWRRWHRRVNTTQKRYAICSALAASALPALVMSKGHRIEEVPELPLVVEDKVEGYKKTKEAVQLLKKLKAWNDIKKVYASQRMRAGKGKMRNRRRIQRRGPCIIYNEDNGIIKAFRNIPGITLLNVSKLNILKLAPGGHVGRFCIWTESAFRKLDELYGTWRKAATLKSNYNLPMHKMMNTDLSRILKSPEIQRALRAPRKKIQRRVLKKNPLKNLRIMLKLNPYAKTMRRNTILHQARNHKLRVKKLEAAAAALAAKSEKGTADKKPAESKKEKKPVDVKKQKKPAGKKATATKKPAAEKKPVEKKPTKEEKKSAA; this is translated from the coding sequence ATGGCTTGTGCCCGTCCCCTCATATCGGTGTACTCTGAAAAGGGGGAGTCATCTGGCAAGAATGTCACTTTGCCAGCTGTCTTCAAAGCTCCCATTCGACCGGATATTGTGAACTTTGTTCACACCAATTTGAGGAAAAACAACAGGCAGCCCTATGCTGTCAGTGAATTAGCAGGTCATCAGACCAGTGCTAAGTCTTGGGGTACTGGCAGAGCTGTGGCTCGAATTCCCAGAGTTCGAGGTGGTGGTACCCACCGTTCTGGCCAGGGTGCCTTTGGAAATATGTGTCGGGGAGGCCGCATGTTTGCACCAACCAAAACCTGGCGTCGTTGGCACCGCCGAGTGAACACAACCCAAAAGCGATACGCCATCTGTTCTGCGCTGGCTGCCTCAGCCTTACCAGCTTTGGTGATGTCTAAAGGTCATCGTATTGAGGAAGTTCCTGAGCTCCCCTTGGTAGTTGAAGATAAGGTTGAAGGTTACAAGAAGACCAAGGAGGCTGTTCAGCTGCTTAAGAAACTTAAAGCTTGGAATGACATCAAAAAGGTCTATGCCTCTCAGAGAATGAGAGCTGGCAAAGGCAAAATGAGAAACCGACGACGTATCCAGCGCAGGGGGCCCTGCATCATCTATAATGAAGATAATGGTATCATCAAAGCCTTCAGAAACATCCCTGGTATTACTCTGCTTAATGTCAGCAAGCTGAACATTTTGAAACTTGCTCCTGGTGGGCATGTGGGGCGTTTCTGCATCTGGACTGAAAGTGCTTTCCGCAAGTTGGATGAGTTGTATGGCACTTGGCGTAAGGCTGCTACTCTCAAGAGTAACTACAACCTTCCCATGCACAAGATGATGAACACAGACCTTAGCAGAATCTTGAAAAGTCCAGAGATCCAAAGAGCCCTCCGAGCACCACGCAAGAAGATTCAGCGTAGAGTCTTGAAGAAGAATCCACTGAAGAACCTGAGAATCATGTTGAAGCTCAACCCATATGCAAAGACTATGCGCAGGAATACCATTCTTCACCAGGCCAGAAATCACAAACTCCGGGTGAAGAAactggaagcagcagcagcagcactggcTGCCAAATCAGAGAAGGGGACTGCAGACAAAAAGCCtgcagaaagtaagaaagaaaagaagcctgTGGATgtcaagaagcagaagaagcctGCAGGAAAAAAGGCTACAGCTACCAAGAAACCAGCAGCTGAGAAAAAGCCAGTAGAGAAGAAACCaactaaagaagagaaaaagtctGCTGCTTAA